A part of Pirellulales bacterium genomic DNA contains:
- the gatA gene encoding Asp-tRNA(Asn)/Glu-tRNA(Gln) amidotransferase subunit GatA: MSNLTELTATELLAELTAGRVTSAEATQAFVDRIEAHDKMVGAFLRFNSIAALEQARHIDQRRRNGERLGRLAGLPVAVKDLLCSRGEKTTCASRILENFVAPYDATAVAKLKAADAVLIGRTNLDEFAMGGSTENSAFQMTRNPWDPQRTPGGSSGGAAACVAASMAPLSIGTDTGGSIRQPAALCGVTGMKPTYGRVSRFGLVAFASSLDQIGPLARTAQDAALLLEVIAGHDPYDSTSVDRPVPAYSQTVTQPLTGLTLGLVREHFGEGLESEVEAAVREAVKVYQSLGAKVKEISLPHSKYGVAAYYIIAPSEASSNLARYDGVHYGYRTDEKAMQAEMAAERGRLQAAGDQRGLDDMDTPLVRLYRRSRAEGFGAEVKRRIILGTYALSAGYADKFYLKALKVRRLIRQDFDRAFQEVDLIVGPVTTSPAFKIGEKVNDPLSMYLVDLYTVTANLAGIGGIAFPCGFSAGGLPIGLQLQGPPFEEVRLLRACHMYQQATEWHTRRPALNDKD, from the coding sequence ATGTCGAACCTGACCGAACTCACCGCCACGGAACTGCTGGCCGAACTTACGGCGGGCCGCGTCACTTCGGCCGAGGCCACGCAAGCGTTCGTGGACCGCATCGAAGCCCACGACAAAATGGTGGGCGCCTTCCTGCGGTTCAATTCCATCGCGGCTCTCGAACAGGCCCGACATATCGACCAGCGGCGACGCAACGGCGAACGGCTGGGCCGCTTGGCCGGCTTGCCCGTGGCCGTGAAAGATTTGCTGTGCAGCCGCGGCGAGAAGACAACTTGCGCCTCGCGCATCTTGGAGAACTTCGTGGCCCCCTACGACGCCACGGCGGTCGCCAAGTTGAAGGCGGCCGATGCGGTGCTGATCGGCCGCACGAACCTCGACGAGTTCGCCATGGGCGGCTCGACGGAGAACTCGGCCTTCCAGATGACCCGCAATCCCTGGGATCCACAGCGCACTCCGGGCGGATCCAGCGGGGGCGCGGCGGCCTGTGTGGCCGCGTCCATGGCGCCCTTGTCGATCGGCACGGATACCGGCGGCTCCATCCGGCAACCCGCGGCACTCTGCGGCGTGACGGGAATGAAGCCGACCTACGGGCGCGTGAGTCGGTTCGGCCTGGTGGCGTTCGCCAGCAGCCTCGACCAGATCGGCCCCTTGGCCCGCACGGCCCAGGACGCGGCCCTCTTGCTGGAAGTGATCGCCGGCCACGACCCCTATGATTCGACCTCCGTCGATCGGCCCGTGCCGGCCTACAGCCAGACTGTCACGCAGCCGCTCACGGGGCTGACGCTGGGCCTGGTGCGCGAGCATTTCGGCGAAGGGCTGGAGAGCGAAGTCGAGGCGGCGGTGCGCGAGGCGGTGAAGGTCTATCAGTCGCTGGGAGCGAAGGTGAAAGAGATTTCGCTGCCGCACAGCAAATATGGCGTGGCCGCCTACTACATCATCGCTCCCAGCGAAGCCTCGAGCAATCTGGCCCGCTACGACGGCGTCCACTACGGCTATCGCACTGACGAAAAGGCCATGCAGGCCGAAATGGCTGCGGAGCGAGGCCGACTGCAAGCCGCCGGCGACCAGCGTGGACTCGACGACATGGACACGCCGCTGGTCCGGCTCTATCGCCGCAGCCGGGCCGAAGGGTTTGGCGCCGAGGTCAAACGCCGCATCATCCTGGGCACCTACGCGCTGAGCGCGGGCTACGCCGACAAGTTTTATCTCAAGGCCCTCAAGGTCCGGCGGCTGATCCGCCAGGATTTCGACCGCGCCTTCCAGGAAGTCGACCTGATTGTCGGCCCGGTCACCACCAGTCCCGCTTTCAAGATCGGCGAAAAGGTGAACGACCCGTTGTCGATGTACCTGGTCGATCTCTACACGGTGACCGCGAACCTGGCGGGCATCGGCGGCATCGCCTTTCCCTGCGGCTTCAGCGCCGGCGGCCTGCCGATCGGCCTGCAGTTGCAAGGGCCGCCGTTCGAAGAAGTACGCCTGTTGCGGGCGTGTCACATGTATCAGCAGGCGACGGAGTGGCACACACGCAGGCCCGCGCTCAATGATAAAGATTAG
- the gatC gene encoding Asp-tRNA(Asn)/Glu-tRNA(Gln) amidotransferase subunit GatC — MSLSRAEVERVSLLARLQLTEAELTAMTEQLGQVLGYMDLLAELDTEDVEPMAHAVEIANVFRPDEVRPSYERLTMLARAPHTDGEFYLVPAVLGE; from the coding sequence ATGAGCCTGTCGCGCGCCGAAGTCGAAAGGGTCTCGCTTCTGGCCCGGCTGCAGCTTACCGAGGCCGAGCTGACCGCCATGACCGAGCAACTCGGCCAGGTGCTCGGCTACATGGACTTGCTGGCCGAGCTGGATACCGAAGACGTGGAACCGATGGCCCACGCCGTCGAAATCGCCAACGTGTTCCGGCCCGACGAAGTGCGCCCCAGTTATGAGCGGTTGACCATGTTGGCCCGCGCCCCGCACACCGATGGCGAGTTTTATTTGGTGCCGGCCGTGCTGGGGGAATAG
- the rpmB gene encoding 50S ribosomal protein L28: MAQACEVCGKSPQRGNSITTRGKAKYLGGVGTKITGISRREFKPNLQRIRVTVGGTNKSMRVCTQCIRSGSVVKLVRAAPFKLPTDAAKAGKTEKKAAKTPSKGKKAAAKS, from the coding sequence ATGGCCCAGGCCTGCGAAGTTTGCGGCAAGTCTCCGCAAAGAGGCAATTCGATCACCACCCGCGGCAAGGCCAAGTATCTCGGCGGCGTCGGCACCAAGATCACCGGCATCAGCCGCCGAGAATTCAAGCCCAACTTGCAGCGCATCCGCGTCACCGTGGGCGGCACGAACAAGTCGATGCGGGTCTGCACCCAGTGCATCCGCAGCGGCTCGGTCGTGAAGCTGGTCCGGGCGGCTCCCTTCAAGCTGCCGACCGACGCCGCCAAAGCCGGCAAGACCGAGAAGAAAGCCGCCAAAACGCCGTCGAAGGGTAAGAAGGCCGCTGCCAAATCATGA